In Planctomycetota bacterium, the DNA window ACGAGAAATAAGGAGCGGCGCGTGGGGACGAGGGAGGCCGCAGCGGGGGCCTCCCTCCCGAAGGTTCCAATACCTTCGGGAGGGTAACAGGAAGGGCGAGCGCCGGGGCCTTACCCTCCCGAACGTATTGGGTACGTGTCTAGCCTTGTTGTGTGGCGAGTGAGAGGCGGGAGGCGCGTGCGCGCAGCGAATTGTCGCGCTTTCGCGCGAAAGCGCGACGGTCCCACGCCCCCGCAAGGGCCGGAGTCGTACGCCGCAACACGGGCTGGCCCGTCAAGCCCACACCCCGTACGCCGCGGGTTGAAACGCCGAGGACCTTCTCGTAGACTGCGGGCAACCCAACTTGCGGAGGACCGTCCATGAGAGCTCTCGCGGGACGCCTGGCGGCCGTGGCCGTCGCCGTTGCGAACGCACATGCCATCGCGGCCACATATCATGTGGCGCCACAGGCGAAGAACGCCGCCGACACCAACGCAGGCAGCGAGGGAGAGCCGTGGAAGACGATCGCCCGCGCCGCGGCCGCCGCCGAGCTGAAGCCGGGCGACACGGTGCTCATCCACGCCGGCATCTACCGCGAGCACGTGGCCATCAAGGTCTCGGGCGAGAGGGGCCGCCCCATCACCTTCGCCGCCGCTCCGGGCGGCCGCGTGGTGATCAAAGGCTCCGAGGCCGTGAAGGGCCGCTGGACACGCCTCTCCGACAACCCGCCGATGCCGGAGCCGTACCCCAACGCCTTCAGCGGCGTGTGGAAGGTCACGCTCGGCGAGGAGTTCTTCACCGACGCCTTCTTCCAGGGCTGCTACAACGACAAGAGCCGCCGCTGGGTCTCGCAGGTCTTCGTGCAGGACGATGTGCCGCTCCAGCGGATCGGCCTCGACCCGATCTACAAGAACGACGAGTATCTGAAGCTCACCACGGTGGGCCGCGGCCTGGCCGACCTGATCGAGGACTCCTTCTGGTTCGACCCCGCCGACCAGACGCTCTACGTCAAGATGGCGGGCGAGCCGGGATGGTTCTGCATCGAGGTGGGCGTGCGCGGCTTCACCCTCACGGCGCAGAACGTGCACGACGTGGTGATCCGCGGCCTCGAGTTCCGCCACAACCGCCAGCCCGGCGGCCAGTGGGCCATGGCCAGCGTCGGCCAGTGCGAGCGCATCACCGTCGAGGACTGCCGCTTCTATCTCAGCGACTTCTGCGGACTCGGCATCGGGAGGTGCAAGGACTCCGCCGTCCGCCGCTGCGATCTGTCGTTCAACGGCAACACGGGCCTGGGCATGGGCGAGTGCGAGGACACGGTGGTGGAGGACTGCGCGCTGCTGTTCAACAACTACCGCCGCTTCCACGCGGGCTGGCACTGCGGGGGAATGAAGTGCATCCCGCGCAACCGCCGCTGCACCGTGCAGCGCTGCGAGGCGGCCTACAACATCGCCTGCGACGGCATCTGGTTCGACGCCGAGAACGCCGACATCCGCATCCTGTCGAACGTCGCGCACCACAACGGGGGTAGCGGCATCTTCTTCGAGATCAACAAGGGCGGCGGCATCATCGCCGACAACCTGGTCTACGCCAACCGCGGCCGCGGCATCTACATCTCGGGCTCGCAGAACACCTGGGTCGTCCACAACACCGTCGCTGCCAACGGCTCGGGAATCGTGTGCATGCCGCGCGGCGACGACTGGCCGCTCGGGAACGTCCGCGTGCTCAACAACCTGCTTCTCCGCAACTACATCGCCGGCG includes these proteins:
- a CDS encoding right-handed parallel beta-helix repeat-containing protein, with translation MRALAGRLAAVAVAVANAHAIAATYHVAPQAKNAADTNAGSEGEPWKTIARAAAAAELKPGDTVLIHAGIYREHVAIKVSGERGRPITFAAAPGGRVVIKGSEAVKGRWTRLSDNPPMPEPYPNAFSGVWKVTLGEEFFTDAFFQGCYNDKSRRWVSQVFVQDDVPLQRIGLDPIYKNDEYLKLTTVGRGLADLIEDSFWFDPADQTLYVKMAGEPGWFCIEVGVRGFTLTAQNVHDVVIRGLEFRHNRQPGGQWAMASVGQCERITVEDCRFYLSDFCGLGIGRCKDSAVRRCDLSFNGNTGLGMGECEDTVVEDCALLFNNYRRFHAGWHCGGMKCIPRNRRCTVQRCEAAYNIACDGIWFDAENADIRILSNVAHHNGGSGIFFEINKGGGIIADNLVYANRGRGIYISGSQNTWVVHNTVAANGSGIVCMPRGDDWPLGNVRVLNNLLLRNYIAGEGHARGCDLTLYMGCPGNTYQRTVASNHSDYNVYAEGAWPPTMRHSWNPDNTLAEWRQRFGEDAHSKQMPIEYERKGTGFRLLTRSGLRVARRLPTELPWRAPSPSRVGSSLTQWP